In the genome of Croceimicrobium hydrocarbonivorans, one region contains:
- a CDS encoding CcoQ/FixQ family Cbb3-type cytochrome c oxidase assembly chaperone, with translation MLKFIKHNMETIDGVSIYPILSFLIFFSIFILAIIYVIRKDRKSIEEISLLPLNDNANPHEKTK, from the coding sequence ATGCTAAAATTCATTAAACACAATATGGAGACTATTGATGGGGTATCGATTTACCCCATCCTCTCCTTCCTTATCTTCTTTAGCATCTTTATTCTGGCCATCATTTACGTGATTCGTAAGGACCGGAAAAGCATTGAAGAAATCAGCCTCTTACCACTAAACGATAATGCCAATCCTCATGAAAAGACTAAATAG